One stretch of Novosphingobium pentaromativorans US6-1 DNA includes these proteins:
- a CDS encoding MFS transporter, with protein sequence MATTYDALPKHHKATGREKLVITASSLGTVFEWYDFYLYGLLASFISKVFFSGVNETTGFILALGAFAAGFAVRPFGALVFGRVGDLVGRKYTFLVTMGLMGLSTFAVGLLPGYDTIGIASPIILVTLRIIQGLALGGEYGGAATYVAEHAPDNKRGLYTSFIQITATFGLFAALLIVLGVRTGMGEESFTGWGWRVPFLLSAILLVVSMYIRLQLSESPVYQKMKDEGTTSKAPITEAFGQWGNLKFVLIALFGAVAGQAVVWYTGQFYAMFYLEKILKVDGATTNYLIAIALALGTPFFVFFGWLSDRIGRKYIILGGCALAAVTYFPAFHALSDAANPALAAASRNAPVVVTANDAECSFQFDPVGKNKFDSSSCDIAKAFLAKSGINYTNKAAPAGTVASVAIGNTVMLAPNPADVQGEDRAAAIAAYQDRLKAGLADAGYPAAADPEQMDKVTVVAILFYLVLLVTMVYGPIAAMLVELFPSRIRYTSMSLPYHLGNGWFGGFLPTTAFAMVAATGDIYYGLWYPVVVAVATLLIGLFFLPETFRRNID encoded by the coding sequence ATGGCTACGACTTATGACGCCTTGCCGAAGCATCACAAGGCGACGGGCCGCGAAAAGCTCGTCATCACGGCATCGTCGCTCGGCACCGTGTTCGAGTGGTACGACTTCTATCTCTACGGGCTGCTTGCCAGCTTCATTTCCAAGGTCTTTTTTTCAGGCGTCAACGAAACGACCGGGTTCATCCTGGCGTTGGGCGCCTTTGCCGCCGGTTTCGCAGTGCGTCCGTTCGGTGCGCTGGTGTTCGGCCGGGTCGGCGACCTAGTCGGGCGAAAGTACACGTTCCTCGTAACGATGGGCCTTATGGGCCTTTCCACATTCGCGGTCGGCCTGCTGCCGGGTTACGATACCATCGGCATCGCCTCTCCCATCATCCTCGTCACTTTGCGCATCATCCAGGGCCTGGCGCTGGGCGGTGAGTACGGCGGCGCGGCGACTTACGTGGCCGAGCACGCACCCGACAACAAGCGCGGCCTCTACACCAGTTTCATCCAGATCACGGCGACTTTCGGACTGTTCGCCGCCCTTCTCATCGTGCTGGGCGTGCGCACCGGCATGGGCGAGGAAAGCTTCACGGGTTGGGGCTGGCGCGTGCCGTTCCTGCTTTCGGCGATCCTCCTCGTCGTCTCGATGTATATTCGCCTGCAGCTCAGCGAGAGCCCCGTCTACCAGAAGATGAAGGATGAAGGCACCACATCCAAGGCCCCGATCACGGAAGCCTTCGGCCAGTGGGGCAATCTCAAGTTCGTGCTCATCGCCCTGTTCGGCGCCGTCGCCGGTCAGGCAGTCGTCTGGTACACCGGGCAATTCTACGCGATGTTCTACCTTGAAAAGATCCTCAAGGTGGACGGCGCCACAACCAACTACCTGATCGCCATCGCCCTTGCGCTGGGCACGCCGTTCTTCGTCTTCTTCGGCTGGCTCTCCGACCGGATCGGCCGCAAGTACATCATCCTGGGCGGCTGTGCGCTGGCTGCGGTGACCTACTTCCCGGCCTTTCACGCGCTTTCGGATGCCGCCAACCCCGCCCTTGCCGCTGCAAGCCGCAATGCTCCGGTGGTCGTCACCGCCAACGACGCGGAATGTTCTTTCCAGTTCGACCCGGTCGGCAAGAACAAGTTCGACTCCTCGAGCTGCGACATCGCCAAGGCCTTCCTTGCCAAGAGCGGCATCAACTACACCAACAAGGCCGCCCCTGCGGGCACGGTGGCTTCGGTCGCGATCGGCAATACCGTGATGCTGGCCCCCAACCCGGCCGATGTGCAGGGTGAAGACCGCGCCGCCGCGATCGCCGCTTATCAGGACCGGCTAAAGGCCGGTCTTGCCGACGCGGGCTACCCTGCGGCAGCGGATCCGGAGCAGATGGACAAGGTCACGGTCGTCGCGATCCTGTTCTACCTCGTCCTGCTGGTGACCATGGTCTATGGCCCGATCGCCGCCATGCTGGTGGAACTGTTCCCGAGCCGGATCCGATACACCTCGATGTCGCTGCCCTATCACCTGGGCAACGGCTGGTTCGGCGGCTTCCTGCCGACCACGGCCTTCGCGATGGTCGCCGCGACCGGCGATATCTACTACGGCCTGTGGTATCCTGTGGTGGTCGCCGTTGCGACTCTGCTGATCGGACTGTTCTTCCTGCCGGAGACGTTCCGCCGGAATATCGACTGA
- a CDS encoding GNAT family N-acetyltransferase, which produces MSLHDCVKLETRSGIELEVRPVTEADEADLEAFFERVTDEDRRFRFMSGARQIGRGQLEPLVHPDHFRTESWIACNLASRQIVASGLMACDGPLDTAEIAISVCASHRGKGIGWAMLDFLADQAAARGCRRAISIEDRANHAAIELEREKGFVPEPFAGDPSLIILSKTFR; this is translated from the coding sequence ATGTCTCTCCACGATTGCGTAAAGCTTGAAACCCGTTCCGGTATCGAACTGGAAGTGCGCCCCGTAACCGAAGCCGATGAAGCCGATCTTGAAGCCTTCTTCGAACGCGTCACCGACGAGGACCGCCGTTTCCGCTTCATGTCGGGTGCCCGCCAGATCGGTCGCGGACAGCTTGAACCGCTGGTGCACCCGGATCACTTCCGGACCGAATCCTGGATCGCCTGCAATCTGGCGAGCAGACAGATTGTCGCCTCGGGCCTCATGGCCTGTGACGGGCCCCTCGATACGGCAGAAATCGCAATTTCGGTCTGCGCCAGCCATCGCGGAAAGGGCATCGGCTGGGCCATGCTCGATTTCCTTGCCGATCAGGCCGCAGCAAGGGGCTGCCGCCGCGCCATTTCCATCGAGGACAGGGCCAATCACGCCGCCATCGAACTCGAACGCGAAAAGGGCTTCGTCCCCGAGCCATTCGCCGGAGATCCCAGCCTGATAATCCTGTCCAAGACCTTCAGATAG
- a CDS encoding acyl-CoA thioesterase: MEPRRDPVIRVTAMPADANAYGDIFGGWLMSLMDMGAGLIAARHSHGRAVTVAMDGMQFHLPVKVGDEVSVYGELRRVGRSSMTIGIEAWRRHRHEEEEVKVTQAVFTFVAVDNSGKPRTIEPGRNEQEI, translated from the coding sequence ATGGAACCCCGGCGCGATCCGGTTATCCGTGTGACGGCGATGCCCGCCGATGCCAATGCCTATGGCGATATCTTCGGCGGCTGGCTGATGAGCCTGATGGATATGGGGGCGGGCCTGATCGCGGCGCGGCATTCCCATGGCAGGGCCGTGACGGTGGCGATGGACGGGATGCAGTTTCACTTGCCGGTCAAGGTGGGTGACGAAGTCTCCGTCTATGGCGAGCTGCGCCGCGTGGGCCGATCCTCGATGACCATCGGGATCGAGGCCTGGCGGCGCCACCGCCACGAGGAAGAAGAAGTTAAGGTTACCCAAGCCGTGTTCACCTTCGTTGCGGTGGACAACAGCGGCAAGCCCAGGACGATTGAGCCGGGCCGCAATGAGCAGGAGATTTGA
- a CDS encoding AMP-binding protein, which yields MSEAYRQTWQASIDDPETFWSKAAEKIDWDRQPTRAYDPEQGWFPGGSLNTCYNAVDRHVAAGRGDATALIYDSPVTGAVRSWTYGELLEEVGRVAAMLASRGVTKGDRVVIYMPMVPETAFAMLACARLGAIHSVVFGGFAAHELAKRIDDATPKVVLTASCGIEGKRIIAYKPLVDDALASAAHQVECVIVLQRDLLTTELRRNRDFDWAELRAATADAAIPDCVPVASDDPLYILYTSGTTGTPKGVVRENGGHAVNLAWTMEAIYAIGPGEVFWAASDVGWVVGHSYIVYGPLLVGATTVLFEGKPVGTPDPGTFWRTIVRHDVKTFFTAPTAIRAIRKEDPAAAFLKDIGTGALQAIFLAGERADPETIGWAETHTGLPVIDHWWQTELGAPAIASCFGLGDKRRKRGSAGFPVPGYAFAILDEEGSPVPDGQSGAVAMREPLAPCAFRTLWNNRPGYEKNFATFPGYYETGDAGHFDDEGFLHIMGRTDDIINVAGHRLSTGQMEQIVATVEGVAECAVIGADDALKGMIPIAFVVARAGAENDETIPARVIAAVRSELGAVAALKTAYLVPQLPKTRSGKILRNVLRKIVNGESFETPATIEDAGVPDAIREAVKAKVLT from the coding sequence ATGAGCGAAGCCTACCGGCAAACCTGGCAAGCCAGCATCGACGATCCCGAGACCTTCTGGTCAAAGGCAGCCGAAAAGATCGACTGGGACAGGCAGCCGACACGCGCGTACGATCCCGAACAGGGCTGGTTTCCCGGGGGCTCGCTCAATACCTGTTACAATGCCGTCGATCGCCACGTGGCGGCAGGCCGCGGCGATGCCACGGCCCTGATCTACGACAGCCCGGTCACCGGCGCGGTCCGCAGTTGGACGTACGGCGAGCTTCTTGAGGAAGTCGGACGGGTCGCTGCCATGCTTGCAAGCCGCGGCGTCACCAAGGGTGATCGCGTCGTCATCTATATGCCGATGGTGCCCGAAACGGCCTTCGCAATGCTCGCCTGCGCACGCCTCGGGGCGATCCATTCGGTCGTGTTCGGCGGCTTTGCGGCGCACGAGCTGGCCAAGCGCATCGACGATGCCACGCCCAAAGTCGTGTTGACCGCCTCGTGCGGGATCGAGGGCAAGCGGATCATCGCCTACAAACCCCTGGTCGACGATGCACTCGCCAGCGCCGCCCACCAGGTCGAGTGCGTGATCGTCCTGCAGCGCGATCTTCTGACTACCGAGCTGCGCCGTAACCGGGACTTCGACTGGGCGGAGCTGCGCGCCGCGACGGCAGACGCAGCGATCCCCGATTGCGTTCCGGTGGCATCGGACGATCCGCTCTACATCCTCTATACCTCCGGCACGACCGGCACCCCAAAGGGCGTCGTGCGCGAGAATGGCGGCCATGCCGTCAACCTCGCCTGGACGATGGAGGCGATCTACGCGATCGGGCCGGGAGAAGTCTTCTGGGCCGCATCCGATGTGGGCTGGGTCGTTGGCCACAGCTACATCGTCTATGGTCCGCTGCTGGTTGGCGCGACCACCGTTCTGTTCGAGGGCAAGCCGGTCGGCACTCCCGATCCGGGCACGTTCTGGCGCACGATCGTGCGGCATGACGTCAAGACGTTCTTCACTGCACCCACCGCCATCCGGGCGATCCGCAAGGAAGATCCAGCTGCGGCATTCCTCAAGGACATCGGCACCGGAGCGCTTCAAGCCATCTTCCTCGCCGGTGAACGCGCCGATCCCGAGACCATCGGCTGGGCCGAAACGCATACCGGACTGCCCGTCATCGACCACTGGTGGCAAACCGAGCTCGGCGCGCCCGCCATCGCCAGTTGCTTCGGCCTCGGCGATAAGCGGCGCAAACGCGGCAGCGCCGGCTTTCCGGTGCCCGGCTACGCCTTCGCCATTCTCGACGAAGAGGGGAGCCCGGTTCCGGACGGCCAGAGCGGCGCAGTCGCCATGCGCGAGCCGCTTGCGCCTTGCGCGTTCCGGACGCTTTGGAACAACAGGCCAGGCTACGAGAAGAACTTCGCCACGTTCCCCGGCTATTACGAAACCGGCGATGCAGGGCACTTCGATGATGAGGGGTTCCTCCATATCATGGGCCGGACGGACGACATCATCAACGTGGCCGGACACCGGCTCTCCACCGGTCAGATGGAGCAGATCGTTGCGACAGTCGAAGGGGTGGCCGAATGCGCGGTGATCGGTGCGGACGATGCGCTCAAGGGGATGATCCCGATCGCTTTCGTCGTGGCCCGAGCGGGCGCCGAGAACGACGAAACCATCCCTGCGCGAGTCATCGCCGCGGTGCGATCCGAACTGGGCGCGGTGGCTGCACTCAAGACCGCATATCTGGTGCCGCAATTGCCCAAGACCCGGTCCGGCAAGATCCTTCGCAATGTCCTGCGCAAGATCGTAAACGGGGAGAGCTTCGAAACCCCGGCGACGATCGAGGATGCAGGCGTGCCGGATGCGATCCGCGAAGCGGTCAAGGCCAAGGTGCTCACCTGA
- a CDS encoding DcaP family trimeric outer membrane transporter: protein MAPGAAHAASTAAIPAAIPAATGREALLEDRLERLEAEMAQLRADLAQAHAQQAESQATAQQAIAAATARSEEAAAKVAALESKPQADGFKSGDTTIKLGGYIKMIASTSRFSEGEVATNSLGRDFYLPQAIPTGSGPSQRVEDFTAKQSRFWLNLATDVGGHSVKGLVEVDFQTAPGTQGSQRTTNGYNLALRRAWMQVGRITIGQDWSTFQYTGALPESTDFVGTTEGTVFVRQPLVRYSAPVGKGLTLHASIEEPESGTATLGSPALTENGDDRIPDFAARLAWTGKRGEASFAGLVRQVRVASAGTAADAMGWGISAGGKLWLGQSKSSDLRALVTYGHNASRYIGLNFAPDAVYDPATNDLANVNVLAAMVAARIAIAPKVRINLIGSYQDVDYADSLPLASIASFNKRAWSGAANLFYSPIKNIDLGLEYRHGERKLVNGNDGALDRVEFAAKYSF, encoded by the coding sequence GTGGCGCCTGGCGCGGCCCATGCCGCATCTACTGCCGCAATACCTGCCGCAATACCTGCCGCAACCGGCCGCGAGGCGTTGCTCGAAGACCGGCTTGAACGGCTGGAGGCGGAAATGGCGCAATTGCGCGCCGACCTCGCGCAGGCCCATGCGCAGCAGGCCGAGAGCCAGGCGACAGCGCAGCAGGCGATTGCCGCAGCCACTGCCAGAAGCGAGGAAGCCGCCGCCAAGGTTGCAGCCCTTGAGAGCAAGCCACAGGCCGATGGTTTCAAGTCGGGCGACACGACGATCAAGCTGGGCGGCTACATCAAGATGATCGCCTCGACGAGCCGCTTCAGCGAAGGCGAAGTGGCCACGAATTCGCTGGGCCGCGACTTCTACCTGCCCCAGGCGATTCCCACCGGAAGCGGGCCCTCGCAGAGGGTCGAGGACTTCACTGCCAAGCAGTCGCGCTTCTGGCTGAACCTTGCAACCGACGTGGGCGGCCACAGCGTGAAGGGCCTTGTCGAAGTCGATTTCCAGACCGCGCCGGGCACCCAAGGGTCGCAGCGCACAACCAATGGCTACAACCTTGCCCTTCGCCGGGCCTGGATGCAGGTCGGCAGGATCACCATCGGTCAGGACTGGTCGACGTTCCAGTACACGGGCGCCTTGCCCGAAAGCACCGACTTCGTCGGCACGACCGAAGGTACGGTCTTCGTGCGCCAGCCGCTCGTGCGCTACAGTGCACCGGTCGGCAAGGGTCTGACCCTGCATGCCTCCATCGAGGAGCCGGAATCGGGCACGGCGACGCTGGGCTCTCCTGCCCTTACGGAGAACGGCGACGACAGGATCCCCGATTTCGCAGCCCGTCTCGCATGGACCGGCAAGCGCGGGGAAGCCTCGTTTGCAGGCCTCGTGCGGCAGGTCCGCGTCGCCAGCGCGGGGACTGCGGCAGATGCGATGGGTTGGGGCATCAGCGCCGGCGGCAAGCTCTGGCTCGGTCAGAGCAAATCTAGCGACCTGCGCGCGCTGGTGACCTATGGGCACAACGCCAGCCGCTACATCGGCCTGAATTTCGCTCCCGACGCCGTGTACGATCCGGCGACGAACGACCTTGCGAACGTCAACGTCCTGGCCGCCATGGTTGCCGCGCGCATCGCGATTGCCCCCAAGGTCCGCATCAACCTGATCGGCAGCTATCAGGACGTAGATTATGCAGACAGCCTCCCGCTCGCCAGCATCGCCAGCTTCAACAAGCGGGCGTGGAGCGGCGCAGCCAACCTCTTCTATTCGCCGATCAAGAACATCGACCTTGGTCTCGAGTACCGCCACGGCGAGCGCAAGCTGGTCAACGGCAATGACGGCGCCCTCGACCGCGTCGAATTCGCAGCGAAGTACAGCTTCTGA
- the lpdA gene encoding dihydrolipoyl dehydrogenase has translation MADSYDVIVLGSGPGGYVSAIRCAQLGLKTAIVERELLGGICLNWGCIPTKALLRSAEVFHQMKHAKAYGLAAENISADLNAVVKRSRGVASQLNKGVTHLMKKNKIAVHTGTGKVVAKGKLAVTDADGKTTELQARHIIVATGARARELPFAKADGKRIWTYRHAMTPSEMPTKLLVMGSGAIGIEFASFFNDMGADVTVVEMLDRIVPVEDADVSTFLEKALTKQGMTIMTGAGVEAITASDKGVKAKIKGKDGKVTEHEFSHVISAVGIVPNTEEIGLEGVGVKLDRGFIQIDDYGRTGVAGIWAIGDCTPGPWLAHKASHEGVTAAEAIAKELGNKDVHPHPLDRNNIPGCTYCHPQIASVGMTEAKAKEAGYEVKVGNFPFIGNGKAIALGEPEGFIKTVFDAKTGELLGAHMIGAEVTELIQGYVVGKTLETTEAELMNTVFPHPTLSEMMHEATLAAYGRALHI, from the coding sequence GTGGCAGATTCTTACGACGTCATCGTTCTCGGTTCCGGCCCCGGTGGCTATGTCTCGGCGATCCGCTGCGCGCAGCTGGGTCTGAAGACGGCCATCGTCGAGCGTGAACTGCTGGGCGGGATCTGCCTCAACTGGGGATGCATTCCGACCAAGGCACTGCTGCGCTCGGCCGAAGTGTTCCACCAGATGAAGCACGCCAAGGCCTATGGCCTGGCGGCAGAAAACATCAGCGCCGATCTCAACGCAGTGGTCAAGCGTTCGCGCGGAGTTGCCTCGCAGCTCAACAAGGGCGTGACGCACCTGATGAAGAAGAACAAGATCGCCGTCCACACCGGCACCGGCAAGGTCGTTGCCAAGGGCAAGCTGGCGGTGACCGATGCTGACGGCAAGACGACCGAGCTGCAGGCAAGGCACATCATCGTTGCCACCGGCGCGCGGGCACGCGAGCTGCCTTTCGCCAAGGCCGACGGCAAGCGCATCTGGACCTACCGCCATGCGATGACGCCTTCGGAAATGCCGACCAAGCTGCTGGTCATGGGCTCTGGCGCGATCGGTATCGAGTTCGCCAGCTTCTTCAATGATATGGGCGCCGACGTGACCGTAGTCGAAATGCTCGACAGGATCGTGCCGGTCGAAGACGCTGACGTTTCCACCTTCCTCGAAAAGGCGCTGACCAAGCAGGGCATGACGATCATGACCGGCGCCGGCGTCGAGGCGATCACCGCCAGCGACAAGGGCGTGAAGGCCAAGATCAAGGGCAAGGACGGCAAGGTCACCGAGCACGAATTCAGCCATGTCATCTCGGCCGTCGGCATCGTGCCGAACACCGAAGAGATCGGCCTTGAAGGCGTGGGCGTGAAGCTCGATCGCGGTTTCATCCAGATCGACGATTACGGCCGCACCGGCGTGGCCGGCATCTGGGCCATCGGCGACTGCACGCCCGGACCGTGGCTGGCCCACAAGGCGAGCCATGAAGGCGTTACCGCTGCCGAGGCGATTGCCAAGGAACTGGGCAACAAGGACGTCCATCCCCATCCGCTCGACCGCAACAACATCCCGGGCTGCACTTACTGCCACCCTCAGATCGCGTCCGTCGGCATGACCGAGGCCAAGGCCAAGGAAGCGGGCTACGAAGTGAAGGTCGGCAACTTCCCCTTCATCGGCAACGGCAAGGCGATTGCGCTGGGCGAGCCGGAAGGCTTCATCAAGACCGTCTTCGATGCCAAGACCGGTGAACTGCTCGGCGCACACATGATCGGTGCGGAAGTGACCGAGTTGATCCAGGGCTATGTTGTCGGCAAGACCCTCGAGACCACCGAGGCCGAGCTGATGAACACCGTGTTCCCGCACCCGACGCTGTCGGAAATGATGCACGAGGCAACACTGGCCGCTTACGGGCGCGCGCTCCACATCTGA
- a CDS encoding PilZ domain-containing protein, with amino-acid sequence MHHERITGSKRPHAQRSERVGVTILCEVRQGTRPWKMARLEDLSPGGFRIAWFPEARPELPLRIRIPGMQLLTARICWERDAVIGCEFEAPLHIAVFEHIVQSTQTA; translated from the coding sequence TTGCACCACGAAAGGATCACCGGCTCGAAACGGCCGCACGCTCAGCGTTCCGAGCGGGTGGGCGTCACGATCCTGTGCGAGGTGCGGCAAGGCACGCGGCCTTGGAAAATGGCCCGGCTCGAAGACCTTTCTCCGGGCGGCTTTCGCATTGCATGGTTTCCCGAGGCCCGGCCGGAGCTGCCCTTGCGCATCCGCATTCCCGGAATGCAGCTACTGACCGCGCGCATCTGCTGGGAACGCGATGCGGTCATCGGTTGCGAGTTCGAAGCACCGCTCCACATCGCGGTCTTCGAACACATCGTCCAGTCCACCCAGACGGCCTGA
- a CDS encoding universal stress protein encodes MRVYLVIVDETDEALVALQFAARRAAKTDGALHLLALVPPQPFNAFGGVQATIEEEARARAETLVTAAAGNLLSQGAKMPVIAVRMGEDIKVVREYLKEHPEVSALVLGAAKEGGPGPLVAHFTGAGIGQMTCPVFVVPGTLGEAEIERLS; translated from the coding sequence ATGCGGGTCTATCTGGTAATCGTCGATGAAACCGATGAGGCGCTTGTCGCCCTGCAGTTCGCAGCCCGGCGCGCAGCCAAGACCGATGGCGCGCTCCATCTTCTCGCCCTCGTTCCCCCGCAGCCCTTCAATGCCTTCGGCGGCGTCCAGGCCACCATCGAGGAAGAAGCGCGTGCACGCGCCGAAACGCTGGTGACCGCCGCAGCGGGCAACCTGCTTTCGCAAGGTGCGAAGATGCCGGTGATCGCCGTGCGTATGGGCGAGGACATCAAAGTCGTGCGCGAATACCTGAAGGAACATCCCGAGGTATCCGCGCTGGTCCTTGGCGCCGCGAAGGAAGGCGGCCCGGGCCCGCTCGTGGCGCACTTCACCGGTGCCGGGATCGGGCAGATGACCTGCCCGGTCTTCGTCGTTCCCGGTACGCTAGGCGAGGCCGAAATCGAGCGCCTCAGCTAG
- a CDS encoding pyruvate dehydrogenase complex dihydrolipoamide acetyltransferase — protein sequence MPIEIKMPALSPTMEEGKLAKWLVKEGDTVSSGDIMAEIETDKATMEFEAVDEGTVGKILVAEGSEGVKVGTVIAMLAVEDEDISSVESAPAPSAPKQEAPKAAEEAKTAAPAPAAAKASAAPAASKEGRVLASPLARRLADAKGIDLDAVSGSGPKGRIVKADVEAAQAGASKPKAAAAAAPAGEAATAPTVEMADETRALLDARVPHSVEKLSSMRKTIARRLTQSKQEAPHIYLSVEIVLDKLIALRGEINEMLGKRGIKVSVNDMLVKALAMALVEVPECNVTFAGNELIKYGRADISVAVSIPGGLITPIVPDANGKTFSQIAQATKDLGARAKEGKLKPEEFTGGTASISNMGMMGITQFSAVINPPQSTILAIGAGEKRPWVMADGSLGVATVMNATGSFDHRAVDGADGARLMAAFKAYVENPLSMVA from the coding sequence ATGCCCATCGAGATCAAGATGCCCGCTCTGTCCCCCACCATGGAAGAGGGGAAACTCGCCAAATGGTTGGTAAAGGAAGGTGATACCGTCAGCTCCGGCGACATCATGGCCGAGATCGAGACGGACAAGGCGACAATGGAATTCGAAGCCGTCGATGAAGGCACTGTCGGCAAGATCCTCGTGGCTGAAGGCAGCGAAGGCGTGAAGGTCGGTACCGTGATCGCCATGCTTGCCGTTGAGGACGAAGACATCTCGTCCGTTGAATCCGCTCCGGCACCGTCCGCGCCCAAGCAGGAAGCGCCAAAGGCCGCTGAAGAAGCCAAGACCGCGGCCCCGGCTCCTGCTGCCGCCAAGGCCAGCGCTGCTCCTGCCGCATCGAAGGAAGGCCGCGTTCTCGCTTCGCCGCTTGCCCGCCGTCTGGCCGATGCAAAGGGCATCGACCTCGATGCGGTGAGCGGATCGGGACCCAAGGGCCGCATCGTCAAGGCCGACGTCGAGGCCGCGCAGGCTGGAGCTTCCAAGCCGAAGGCCGCCGCTGCCGCAGCGCCCGCCGGTGAGGCTGCAACTGCTCCCACGGTCGAGATGGCCGACGAAACCCGCGCTCTGCTCGACGCGCGCGTGCCGCACAGCGTCGAGAAGCTCTCGAGCATGCGCAAGACGATCGCGCGCCGCCTGACCCAGTCGAAGCAGGAAGCGCCGCACATCTACCTCTCGGTCGAGATCGTGCTCGACAAGCTGATCGCCCTTCGCGGCGAGATCAACGAGATGCTCGGCAAGCGCGGCATCAAGGTCTCGGTCAACGACATGCTGGTCAAGGCGCTGGCCATGGCGCTGGTCGAAGTGCCCGAGTGCAACGTGACCTTCGCCGGGAACGAACTGATCAAGTACGGGCGCGCCGACATTTCGGTCGCGGTCTCGATCCCCGGTGGCCTCATCACCCCGATCGTGCCCGATGCCAATGGCAAGACCTTCTCGCAGATCGCGCAGGCGACCAAGGACCTTGGTGCGCGCGCCAAGGAAGGCAAGCTCAAGCCCGAAGAGTTCACCGGCGGTACCGCGTCGATCTCCAACATGGGCATGATGGGAATTACGCAGTTCTCGGCCGTTATCAATCCTCCGCAGTCGACGATCCTCGCCATTGGGGCAGGTGAAAAGCGTCCCTGGGTCATGGCAGACGGCTCCCTGGGAGTGGCGACTGTCATGAATGCCACCGGAAGTTTCGATCACAGGGCCGTCGACGGCGCCGACGGCGCGCGTTTGATGGCGGCGTTCAAGGCCTATGTCGAAAACCCGTTGAGCATGGTCGCCTGA